The following proteins are encoded in a genomic region of Chryseobacterium cucumeris:
- a CDS encoding type VI secretion system contractile sheath small subunit, with product MAMFNYGVGGNEVKVDANEAIQEIQENKSLIVSQLTTEESYTPEIVTGLKTVEDVFRHFQPSVSVQHETEDGGVVEEEFRFQNLGDFTPKSLTQKSDYLQQLSMEQEQYNKIVRQLKTNKILRNMLENDQTRAAFIEVLKEVAQELEK from the coding sequence ATGGCAATGTTTAATTATGGTGTTGGCGGAAACGAGGTAAAAGTAGACGCTAATGAAGCTATTCAGGAAATACAGGAAAATAAATCACTGATAGTAAGCCAGCTTACAACAGAAGAGTCTTATACCCCTGAAATCGTAACAGGGTTAAAAACAGTGGAAGACGTTTTCAGACATTTCCAGCCTTCAGTATCGGTACAGCACGAAACAGAAGATGGTGGAGTGGTAGAAGAAGAATTCCGTTTTCAAAACCTTGGAGACTTTACCCCTAAAAGCCTTACTCAGAAGTCAGATTATCTGCAGCAATTGAGCATGGAACAGGAGCAGTACAATAAAATAGTACGTCAGCTGAAAACAAACAAAATTCTGCGCAATATGCTGGAGAACGATCAGACAAGAGCGGCGTTCATAGAGGTATTGAAAGAAGTGGCACAAGAACTTGAAAAATAA
- a CDS encoding TIGR02117 family protein, whose protein sequence is MTVKTILMYILKVLGIILGIVIIYVILGLLIPYIPVSARDDGQKKEIPIYIYTNGVHTDIVMPVKNDLQDWSLKIPFANTKSKKTDYQYIGIGWGDKGFYLDTPTWADLKFSTAIKAAFWLSDSAMHCTYYNTMKEGDDCKMIMISRSQYENLVKYVEDKFDRDQNGNFMLIPTNAVYGDNDAFYDAKGTYSFLYTCNTWSNNALKAAGQKAALWTPSDFGIFQHYK, encoded by the coding sequence ATGACTGTGAAAACGATATTAATGTATATCCTGAAAGTGCTAGGAATTATTTTAGGAATTGTGATTATTTACGTAATCCTTGGGCTGCTGATTCCTTATATTCCCGTTTCAGCAAGAGATGACGGACAGAAGAAAGAAATCCCAATCTATATTTACACCAATGGAGTGCATACCGATATCGTAATGCCTGTAAAAAATGACCTTCAGGACTGGAGCCTGAAAATTCCTTTTGCCAATACAAAATCAAAAAAGACAGATTATCAGTATATAGGAATAGGATGGGGAGACAAAGGGTTTTATCTTGATACTCCTACCTGGGCAGACCTGAAATTTTCAACAGCCATAAAAGCTGCATTCTGGCTAAGTGATTCAGCTATGCACTGTACTTATTATAATACGATGAAAGAAGGCGATGACTGTAAAATGATTATGATCAGCAGAAGTCAGTATGAAAATCTGGTGAAATATGTGGAAGATAAATTTGACAGAGATCAGAACGGAAATTTTATGCTGATCCCTACCAATGCTGTTTACGGTGATAACGATGCTTTTTATGATGCAAAAGGGACTTACAGCTTTCTGTATACCTGCAACACCTGGTCAAATAACGCTTTGAAGGCAGCAGGGCAAAAAGCCGCACTTTGGACTCCTTCTGATTTCGGAATCTTTCAGCATTATAAATAA
- a CDS encoding PfkB family carbohydrate kinase — MKLLVVGSVAFDAIETPFGKTDKILGGAATYIGITSSILGVKSGIVSVVGGDFPQEHLDMFTDRDVNIEGIEIVKEGKTFFWSGKYHNDLNTRDTLATEVNVLENFDPKIPDSMQDAEILLLGNLHPGVQLSVLEKMNNRPKLVILDTMNFWMDSAWDILMDMIAKTDVITINDEEARQLSGEYSLVKAAKKIHTMGPEYVIIKKGEHGALLFHDNKVFAIPALPLEDVFDPTGAGDTFAGGFAAYLAKKGKIDFETMKSALIVGSAMASFTVEKFGTERIEEVNEADMFSRLRQFKELTTFDVELQ, encoded by the coding sequence ATGAAACTTTTAGTTGTAGGAAGTGTTGCATTTGATGCAATTGAAACACCATTTGGTAAAACGGACAAAATTTTAGGAGGTGCAGCCACTTATATCGGGATCACTTCATCAATTTTAGGCGTTAAATCCGGAATTGTTTCTGTAGTAGGAGGAGACTTTCCACAGGAACATCTGGATATGTTCACAGACAGAGATGTAAACATTGAAGGAATTGAAATCGTGAAAGAAGGAAAAACATTCTTCTGGTCCGGAAAATACCACAACGATCTGAATACAAGAGATACTTTGGCTACAGAAGTAAACGTGTTGGAGAACTTTGATCCGAAAATCCCGGATTCAATGCAGGATGCCGAAATTTTACTACTTGGAAACCTACACCCTGGAGTTCAGTTATCTGTACTTGAAAAAATGAACAACCGTCCTAAGCTGGTTATCCTTGATACCATGAATTTCTGGATGGATTCTGCATGGGATATCTTAATGGATATGATTGCAAAAACAGATGTTATTACCATCAATGATGAAGAGGCAAGACAGCTTTCAGGAGAATATTCTTTAGTGAAAGCAGCTAAAAAGATCCACACAATGGGTCCTGAATATGTGATCATTAAAAAAGGAGAGCACGGAGCTTTACTTTTCCATGACAATAAAGTATTTGCTATCCCGGCACTTCCACTGGAAGATGTTTTCGATCCTACAGGAGCCGGAGATACTTTCGCAGGAGGTTTTGCCGCATATCTTGCTAAAAAAGGGAAAATTGATTTCGAAACGATGAAGTCTGCTCTTATCGTTGGATCTGCAATGGCTTCATTCACCGTAGAGAAATTCGGAACAGAAAGAATAGAGGAAGTAAACGAAGCTGATATGTTCAGCAGATTGAGACAATTCAAAGAATTGACAACATTTGATGTTGAACTGCAATAA
- a CDS encoding alpha/beta fold hydrolase, producing the protein MEGRRIDVKGQKLYIEHNNQFQDRPTIVFLHDSLGSVQLWRDFPAKLSEAAQCNTLAYDRLGYGKSFPMLTHERPVHYMELEANLLNDVLIEMDIDNAILFGHSDGGTIALITAAKYPERIEAVICEAGHIFVEETTLKGVYDAWEAYKTTNLPERLQKYHGDKVEMLFRAWTETWTRDDYRTWNIEYFLKDITAPLLFIQGEADEYGTLDQVEKTVTQVSGRSEKYIIPGIGHTPHKEVPELVLEKAAGFISKYF; encoded by the coding sequence ATGGAAGGAAGAAGAATTGATGTAAAGGGACAAAAATTATATATCGAACACAATAATCAATTCCAAGACAGGCCTACGATTGTTTTTCTGCATGATTCATTAGGATCTGTGCAGCTTTGGAGGGATTTTCCGGCAAAACTGTCTGAAGCAGCACAGTGCAATACCCTTGCTTATGACCGGTTAGGCTATGGTAAATCATTTCCTATGCTTACTCATGAACGGCCGGTACATTATATGGAACTGGAAGCAAATTTGTTGAATGATGTACTGATTGAAATGGATATTGATAACGCGATTCTCTTTGGGCACAGTGATGGGGGAACAATTGCTTTGATCACCGCTGCAAAATATCCCGAAAGAATAGAAGCCGTTATCTGTGAAGCTGGTCATATTTTTGTAGAAGAAACAACTTTAAAAGGAGTTTACGACGCATGGGAAGCTTACAAAACGACCAATCTTCCGGAACGTTTACAGAAATATCATGGCGATAAAGTAGAAATGCTTTTCAGAGCCTGGACAGAAACCTGGACACGGGATGATTACAGAACCTGGAATATAGAGTATTTCCTGAAAGATATTACAGCTCCGTTGTTATTTATTCAGGGAGAGGCTGATGAATATGGGACACTGGATCAGGTAGAAAAAACAGTGACTCAGGTTAGTGGAAGGTCGGAAAAATATATCATTCCCGGTATAGGCCATACACCACATAAAGAAGTACCTGAGCTTGTATTGGAGAAAGCGGCCGGATTTATCAGCAAATATTTCTAA
- the gldD gene encoding gliding motility lipoprotein GldD produces the protein MIKKVIFIFVSLLLISCGKDPSPKPYGELRLEYPPPKYQKFENDCAYTFEYSDFASITPAKKPCWFYLNYPKMKAKLFVTYYPIQNDFADHIKEAEKMVYEHTIKASSIDTKSFEYPEKKVYGNFYELKGQSASNLQFYITDSTKHFVTAYLYFNTRPKPDSLAPAVNYIKNDMKHLLDTFEWKK, from the coding sequence ATGATTAAAAAAGTCATTTTTATTTTTGTATCGCTGCTTTTAATTTCATGTGGAAAAGACCCTTCACCAAAACCTTATGGAGAACTGCGTCTTGAATATCCCCCACCGAAATACCAGAAGTTTGAAAACGATTGCGCCTATACCTTTGAGTATTCGGACTTTGCTTCCATAACGCCAGCCAAAAAACCTTGCTGGTTTTATCTGAACTATCCGAAAATGAAAGCTAAGCTTTTCGTTACTTATTATCCGATACAAAACGACTTTGCTGACCATATCAAGGAAGCTGAAAAAATGGTGTATGAACATACCATCAAAGCCAGTTCTATAGATACAAAATCCTTCGAATACCCTGAAAAGAAAGTATACGGGAACTTCTATGAACTGAAAGGGCAGAGCGCTTCTAATCTTCAGTTTTACATTACAGACAGTACGAAACACTTCGTAACTGCTTACTTATACTTTAATACGAGACCGAAACCGGACTCTCTTGCTCCCGCAGTAAATTATATCAAAAATGACATGAAACATCTGCTGGACACTTTTGAATGGAAAAAATAA
- a CDS encoding rhodanese-like domain-containing protein: protein MSLIEVIQSGNYELIDVREPMELEMDGNIDGAKNIPLGEVEDRQDEILSVEKPVILFCRSGNRSGKALDYLNAQGLKDGYNGGGWSELKAVLEANQGTF, encoded by the coding sequence ATGTCTTTAATAGAAGTAATACAATCAGGAAACTATGAATTAATCGACGTTCGTGAACCAATGGAGCTGGAAATGGACGGTAATATAGATGGTGCTAAGAATATTCCTTTAGGTGAAGTAGAAGACAGACAGGACGAGATCCTATCTGTTGAAAAACCTGTTATCTTATTCTGCAGAAGTGGAAACAGAAGCGGAAAAGCATTGGATTATCTTAACGCTCAAGGATTAAAGGACGGTTACAACGGCGGAGGCTGGTCTGAGCTGAAGGCTGTTCTGGAAGCAAATCAGGGAACTTTTTAA
- a CDS encoding murein L,D-transpeptidase catalytic domain-containing protein, translating to MKKVFWFFTIFWICSCSQERRNNTIRTVETSVVVEKKPEADFSKLKIKAEEALKFCASKNLSKDFCILIDMSLHSGVNRFFVWDFKNNKITKKYLVGHGCGSNSWSKDNSKANPSFSNEDGSHLSSLGKYKLEGRGYSDWGINIKYLMHGLEETNSNALKRFIVFHSWDMMSDNEVFPDGSPEGWGCPTVSNNAMKEIDPMIQKSGKPVLMWIYN from the coding sequence ATGAAAAAGGTTTTTTGGTTTTTCACCATCTTTTGGATCTGTTCATGTTCTCAGGAAAGGAGAAATAATACAATAAGAACGGTAGAAACATCAGTAGTTGTAGAAAAGAAACCTGAAGCTGATTTTTCTAAATTAAAAATAAAAGCAGAAGAAGCCCTGAAATTCTGTGCTTCAAAGAACCTCAGCAAAGATTTCTGTATTCTCATTGATATGAGCCTTCACTCCGGCGTTAACCGTTTTTTTGTCTGGGATTTTAAGAATAATAAGATTACGAAAAAATATCTGGTAGGGCATGGTTGCGGTTCCAATTCCTGGAGTAAAGATAATTCTAAAGCCAATCCGAGTTTCAGCAATGAAGATGGAAGCCACCTTTCATCTTTAGGAAAGTATAAATTGGAAGGAAGAGGCTACAGCGATTGGGGAATCAATATCAAATACCTGATGCACGGTCTCGAAGAAACCAACAGTAATGCTTTAAAAAGATTTATTGTCTTTCATTCATGGGATATGATGAGCGATAATGAAGTGTTTCCTGACGGATCTCCCGAAGGCTGGGGCTGCCCGACTGTTTCCAACAACGCGATGAAAGAAATTGATCCGATGATTCAGAAATCTGGAAAACCTGTACTGATGTGGATCTATAATTAA
- the mutY gene encoding A/G-specific adenine glycosylase, which yields MEKNRTGSEFLHIGNRLLEWYSNNARDLPFRQTKDPYKIWICEIVFQQTRINQGLNHYNNFIKRFPDVKTLAEAEENEVLLYWKGLGYYSRAINIHKAAQQIMNDYQGVFPHEYEEILKLKGVGKYTAAAVSSICFGGRMPAVDGNFYRVLSRLFADDFDISNSRAFTYFSELAALVMPENVGDFNQAMMDIGSEICKPKNPLCGECPVNEDCLAFSMQKISDYPVKTKKVKAEDLALTYYFVHRKGQFLIRQRADDFIWKKLFEFPTAIPSDMEPFITGSKTVTHKLTHKNLSIEIWNVEVTSEKQWNDFIAENQYQITDLEGSHEKSFPKPLEIYIQNALKD from the coding sequence TTGGAAAAAAATAGAACAGGTTCAGAATTCCTTCATATAGGAAACAGGCTTTTGGAGTGGTACAGCAATAATGCAAGAGATCTGCCTTTCAGACAGACAAAAGATCCGTACAAAATCTGGATATGTGAAATCGTATTTCAACAGACGAGAATCAATCAGGGATTGAATCATTATAATAACTTTATTAAAAGATTTCCTGATGTAAAAACATTGGCGGAAGCTGAAGAAAACGAAGTTTTACTCTATTGGAAAGGATTGGGATATTATTCAAGAGCCATCAATATTCACAAAGCGGCCCAACAGATCATGAACGATTATCAGGGTGTCTTTCCTCATGAATATGAAGAAATTTTAAAACTGAAAGGAGTAGGGAAATATACTGCAGCAGCGGTTTCAAGTATCTGCTTCGGGGGAAGAATGCCTGCTGTTGACGGAAATTTCTACCGTGTTCTGAGCCGTCTTTTTGCCGATGATTTTGATATTTCAAATTCAAGAGCGTTTACCTATTTTTCTGAACTGGCCGCCCTGGTAATGCCGGAAAATGTAGGAGACTTTAATCAGGCTATGATGGATATCGGCTCGGAAATCTGTAAACCCAAAAATCCGCTGTGCGGAGAATGCCCTGTAAATGAAGATTGTCTGGCATTTTCCATGCAAAAAATTTCAGATTATCCTGTAAAAACAAAAAAAGTAAAAGCAGAAGATCTTGCTTTGACCTATTATTTTGTTCATAGAAAAGGACAATTTCTGATCCGTCAGAGAGCAGATGACTTCATATGGAAGAAATTATTTGAGTTTCCCACAGCTATTCCTTCCGATATGGAACCCTTCATTACAGGCTCAAAAACAGTTACCCATAAACTGACCCATAAGAATTTAAGCATTGAAATATGGAATGTTGAGGTTACTTCAGAAAAGCAATGGAATGATTTTATCGCTGAAAATCAATACCAGATTACAGACCTTGAAGGCTCTCATGAAAAATCCTTTCCGAAGCCTTTGGAAATTTACATTCAAAACGCACTGAAAGACTGA
- the queG gene encoding tRNA epoxyqueuosine(34) reductase QueG, whose translation MNADAEKYSQLIKSRAKSFGFQSCGISKADFLEEEAPHLEKWLKNNYNGEMKYMENHFDKRLDPRLLVEGSKSVISLSYNYFPEEKISTLENFKISKYAYAEDYHEVIKEILREMVAGLQEEIGEFGFRVFVDSAPVLERAWAKKSGIGWVGKNANLITKQSGSFYFLAEIICDLELIPDHATTDHCGSCRKCIDACPTDAIVSEKIIDGSRCISYATIELKNEIPDYFKDKMEDWMFGCDICQDVCPWNRFSAPNKQSRFQPNEALKNFKKGEWKELTQEIFSEIFRKSPVKRTKFAGLKRNIEFLQKTSD comes from the coding sequence ATGAATGCAGACGCTGAAAAATATTCCCAACTCATAAAATCCAGGGCAAAAAGTTTTGGGTTTCAGAGTTGTGGTATTTCCAAAGCTGATTTTCTGGAGGAAGAAGCTCCCCATCTTGAAAAATGGCTGAAGAATAATTATAACGGCGAAATGAAGTATATGGAAAATCATTTCGACAAGAGACTTGATCCGAGGCTCCTGGTAGAAGGTTCAAAATCTGTGATTTCACTTTCCTATAATTATTTTCCTGAAGAAAAAATTTCAACACTGGAGAACTTTAAAATCTCAAAATATGCTTATGCAGAAGATTATCATGAAGTCATCAAAGAAATACTCCGTGAAATGGTTGCTGGGCTGCAGGAAGAAATAGGGGAATTTGGATTTCGTGTCTTTGTAGATTCTGCGCCGGTTTTGGAAAGAGCCTGGGCTAAAAAGTCGGGAATAGGCTGGGTTGGAAAAAATGCCAACCTCATTACCAAACAAAGCGGTTCTTTTTATTTTCTGGCCGAAATCATCTGCGATCTGGAGCTGATTCCTGACCATGCCACTACAGATCATTGCGGAAGCTGCAGAAAATGTATCGATGCCTGTCCCACAGATGCCATTGTTTCTGAAAAGATTATAGATGGAAGCCGATGCATTTCTTATGCAACCATAGAACTCAAAAATGAAATTCCGGATTATTTTAAAGATAAAATGGAAGACTGGATGTTTGGCTGCGATATCTGTCAGGATGTCTGCCCGTGGAACAGATTCTCAGCACCCAATAAACAGAGCCGTTTCCAGCCCAATGAAGCCTTGAAAAACTTTAAAAAAGGAGAGTGGAAAGAACTTACCCAGGAAATTTTCTCAGAAATCTTCAGAAAATCTCCCGTAAAAAGAACCAAGTTTGCCGGTCTCAAGAGAAATATTGAGTTTTTACAGAAGACTTCCGACTGA
- a CDS encoding SRPBCC family protein encodes MKHTLFREQQLNCDIETAWKFFSSANNLSEITPKDMGFIVLTEMEDDGIYEGMLIDYYVSPLFGIKMKWQTEITHVDFQKSFIDFQKKGPYKLWNHHHEFIPNEEGVLMRDTIDYELPMGFLGEIVHDLFVKKKLEHIFDYRFRILSKLF; translated from the coding sequence ATGAAACATACCCTTTTCCGCGAACAACAGCTCAATTGTGATATAGAAACGGCCTGGAAATTCTTTTCCTCAGCCAACAATCTTTCAGAAATTACTCCGAAGGACATGGGCTTTATTGTATTAACGGAAATGGAAGATGACGGAATCTATGAAGGAATGCTCATCGATTATTACGTTTCTCCGTTATTCGGTATCAAAATGAAGTGGCAGACCGAAATCACCCACGTTGATTTCCAGAAAAGCTTTATTGATTTTCAGAAAAAAGGACCATACAAATTATGGAACCATCATCATGAATTTATTCCCAATGAGGAAGGTGTTTTGATGAGAGACACCATAGATTATGAACTTCCCATGGGATTTTTAGGAGAAATTGTCCACGATCTTTTCGTGAAAAAGAAACTGGAACATATCTTTGATTACCGTTTTAGAATACTGAGCAAATTGTTCTAA
- a CDS encoding DUF5458 family protein, whose product MDSKLQAQESQQQGQQQHAGQPKGNPLAELNKMGGFGFVESVVDGIANMNPTRKARKEIFLNDSNKAEERKELLQKINLWVNLLEGSESADKMADTCKSKAQQADENLKKNLKNTLDAVRMLETNYRTVAQFYKNTELDKVDNVSIVNASLEQVSDLDNPLFIDAISEEFKNYYDRLDLRDNYSILAIPGYLGSNKVIEKWAKICNENKVMMVTDFANLDKPDDVVDLFHSANLTGGELHRSNVIMTCNWLVGRGKAEEVGEEENVELPPSTSLAGKIHKTLMSQVAAGKKHGNINEVDAVKFELKKSEISQLEKMGLVPMVNEYGKIMAFSAKTLFTGDNIGLQTYSVVRVFDYVTKVLLDFLNRRAFENWNAKNEDDLRRQIVTFLDNIKGPDKLIEKFKIVRFEQDRVNKDRVWLDIRMTPYFPTKSFVIKLDGHKGDDGNEWDAEYTQE is encoded by the coding sequence ATGGATAGCAAATTACAGGCACAAGAAAGCCAGCAGCAGGGTCAGCAGCAACACGCAGGGCAGCCGAAGGGTAACCCGCTTGCAGAGCTCAATAAAATGGGAGGATTTGGCTTTGTTGAATCCGTTGTAGACGGTATTGCCAATATGAACCCCACAAGAAAGGCAAGAAAAGAAATCTTCCTGAACGATAGCAATAAAGCAGAAGAAAGAAAAGAACTTCTTCAGAAGATCAACCTTTGGGTAAACCTTTTAGAAGGTAGCGAATCTGCTGATAAAATGGCTGATACGTGCAAAAGTAAAGCACAACAGGCCGACGAGAATTTAAAGAAAAACTTAAAAAATACACTGGATGCTGTTCGCATGCTGGAGACCAACTACAGAACAGTAGCGCAATTCTACAAAAATACAGAATTGGATAAAGTGGATAACGTAAGTATCGTCAATGCAAGCCTTGAGCAGGTTTCCGATCTGGATAATCCTCTGTTCATTGATGCTATTTCAGAAGAATTCAAAAATTATTATGATCGTCTTGACCTTAGAGATAACTACTCAATCCTTGCCATACCTGGATATTTAGGATCAAACAAGGTCATCGAGAAGTGGGCAAAAATCTGTAACGAAAACAAAGTAATGATGGTTACAGACTTCGCCAACCTTGATAAGCCGGATGATGTAGTAGACTTATTCCACTCTGCCAACCTTACAGGAGGTGAGCTTCACAGAAGTAACGTTATTATGACGTGTAACTGGCTGGTAGGACGTGGTAAAGCTGAAGAAGTGGGGGAAGAAGAAAACGTAGAACTTCCACCTTCCACTTCATTAGCAGGAAAAATCCATAAAACACTGATGTCTCAGGTAGCAGCAGGTAAAAAACATGGTAATATCAACGAAGTAGACGCTGTAAAATTCGAGCTTAAGAAAAGTGAAATTTCTCAGCTGGAAAAAATGGGTCTTGTACCAATGGTTAACGAATACGGAAAAATTATGGCTTTCTCAGCGAAGACCTTATTTACAGGAGACAATATCGGTCTTCAGACGTATTCCGTAGTTCGTGTATTCGACTATGTAACCAAAGTATTACTTGATTTCCTTAACAGAAGAGCTTTCGAAAACTGGAATGCTAAAAACGAAGACGATTTAAGAAGACAGATTGTAACGTTCCTTGACAATATCAAAGGACCGGACAAGCTGATCGAGAAATTCAAAATTGTTCGTTTCGAGCAGGATAGAGTAAACAAAGACAGAGTATGGCTGGATATCCGTATGACCCCTTATTTCCCTACAAAAAGTTTCGTTATTAAATTGGACGGACACAAAGGAGATGATGGTAACGAATGGGATGCAGAATATACTCAGGAGTAA
- a CDS encoding peptidylprolyl isomerase has product MTNKLKITFLLGIFIMIFSSNMMNAQLKQGDLVDGIAAVIGDEIVLESDVIEQMNYGKQQGAANTDKCEFLENLISNKLLVYEAKKDTLIENRSAAIKEQANAKYRQMLSQFPDEKTMLAAYKFRNAYELKNAIEKIDTDQYYGQAKYQRVTDKADVTPNEVTDFYNMYKTQLPQVKDEVTLAQIMIYPSLTEAHKQDLINRLKKIKQDIIGGETFESQARIYSEDEGSAANGGLYKNINKGQMVKPFEAAALNLQENEISDPVESEFGFHIIQLVKRSGKVYDARHILLKAVPTDDEIKTAKAKLDSIRGLIIDGKITFKDAAFKFSDDKRTKFNAGIIPGADGSDKIERESIPGTISYELAGLNKGDITTAFEDEENKRKQIKIIKVEDVIPSHQITLETDFSRIKQMALNKKKSEMVEKFVNSKLPTTFISIDGRYDSCNFKSNWKKQSLTK; this is encoded by the coding sequence ATGACAAATAAACTAAAAATCACTTTTCTTCTTGGGATTTTCATCATGATATTCTCTTCAAATATGATGAATGCTCAGCTAAAACAAGGAGATCTGGTGGATGGCATTGCAGCTGTTATCGGGGATGAGATTGTATTGGAATCTGATGTAATCGAGCAGATGAATTATGGTAAACAGCAGGGAGCTGCCAACACAGACAAATGTGAGTTCCTGGAAAATCTTATCAGCAATAAACTTCTTGTATACGAAGCAAAAAAAGATACGTTAATTGAAAACCGTTCTGCAGCAATCAAAGAACAAGCTAATGCAAAATACCGTCAGATGCTTTCCCAGTTTCCGGATGAAAAAACAATGCTTGCAGCCTATAAGTTCAGAAATGCGTATGAACTGAAAAATGCTATTGAAAAAATAGATACAGACCAGTATTACGGACAGGCGAAGTACCAGAGAGTTACTGATAAAGCAGACGTAACTCCAAATGAGGTAACTGATTTTTACAATATGTATAAAACACAGCTGCCACAGGTAAAAGATGAAGTTACTTTAGCTCAGATTATGATCTACCCGTCACTTACAGAAGCTCATAAACAAGACCTTATCAACAGACTAAAAAAAATCAAACAGGATATTATCGGAGGGGAAACTTTCGAAAGCCAGGCAAGAATTTATTCTGAAGATGAAGGGTCAGCTGCCAACGGAGGATTATATAAAAATATCAATAAAGGGCAGATGGTGAAGCCATTCGAAGCTGCTGCATTGAACCTTCAGGAAAATGAAATCTCAGATCCTGTTGAATCTGAATTCGGATTTCACATTATTCAGTTGGTGAAAAGATCCGGTAAAGTATATGATGCAAGACACATCTTGTTGAAAGCTGTTCCTACTGATGATGAGATCAAAACTGCAAAAGCAAAATTAGACAGTATCAGAGGTCTTATTATCGATGGTAAAATAACATTCAAAGATGCGGCTTTTAAATTCTCAGATGATAAAAGAACAAAATTCAACGCCGGGATCATTCCTGGAGCCGATGGTTCTGATAAAATTGAAAGAGAAAGTATCCCCGGAACAATCAGCTACGAATTGGCAGGTTTAAATAAAGGTGATATTACTACTGCTTTTGAAGATGAAGAGAACAAAAGAAAACAAATCAAGATCATCAAAGTGGAAGATGTGATTCCTTCTCACCAGATTACGCTGGAGACAGACTTCAGCAGAATCAAGCAGATGGCACTGAATAAAAAGAAAAGTGAAATGGTTGAAAAGTTTGTCAACTCCAAGTTACCGACAACCTTTATTTCAATTGACGGACGTTACGATAGCTGTAACTTTAAGTCTAACTGGAAGAAACAATCCTTAACAAAATAA
- a CDS encoding NAD(P)H-dependent flavin oxidoreductase, translating into MEATHNRISHLFNIKYPIIQAGMIWHSGWRLASAVSNCGGLGIIGAGSMYPDILRENIRKCKLATDKPFGVNVPMLYPNIEEIIQIILEEGVKIVFTSAGNPKTYTETLQKEGIKVAHVVSSTKFAVKCEDAGVDAIVAEGFEAGGHNGRDETTTFCLIPNVKKHISKPLIAAGGIALGSQIKAAMILGADGVQIGSRFAATHEASAHENWKKKITELQEGDTHLTLKELAPVRMVKNKFFNELEDIYVNGRNKDALIASLGRARAKKGMFEGDMEEGELEIGQVSALIDEILPVETVFSHLLKEFEETKIPVF; encoded by the coding sequence ATGGAGGCTACACACAATAGAATTTCACACCTTTTTAATATTAAATATCCAATTATCCAGGCAGGCATGATCTGGCATTCAGGATGGAGACTTGCTTCTGCAGTTTCTAACTGTGGAGGATTGGGAATAATAGGAGCAGGAAGTATGTATCCTGATATCCTGAGAGAAAACATCCGGAAATGTAAACTCGCAACAGATAAGCCATTCGGGGTAAATGTACCGATGTTATATCCTAATATTGAGGAAATTATTCAGATCATCCTTGAAGAAGGAGTGAAAATTGTATTTACGTCAGCCGGTAACCCGAAAACCTATACGGAAACCCTTCAGAAAGAAGGAATAAAAGTAGCTCACGTCGTTTCTTCCACCAAATTCGCTGTAAAATGTGAAGATGCCGGAGTAGATGCCATTGTTGCAGAAGGTTTCGAAGCAGGAGGCCACAACGGAAGAGATGAAACCACCACATTCTGTCTTATTCCGAATGTAAAGAAACATATTTCTAAACCGTTAATCGCTGCCGGGGGAATTGCTTTAGGTTCACAAATTAAGGCTGCAATGATTCTTGGTGCGGACGGTGTACAGATCGGTTCCCGTTTTGCTGCTACCCACGAAGCTAGTGCCCATGAAAACTGGAAAAAGAAAATTACAGAACTCCAGGAAGGAGATACACACCTTACGTTGAAAGAACTGGCTCCTGTAAGAATGGTTAAAAATAAATTCTTCAATGAGCTGGAAGATATTTATGTGAACGGAAGAAACAAAGATGCTTTAATCGCATCGCTGGGAAGAGCCAGAGCAAAAAAAGGGATGTTTGAAGGAGATATGGAAGAGGGAGAACTAGAAATAGGCCAGGTTTCTGCTTTAATTGATGAAATTCTTCCGGTGGAAACTGTTTTCAGCCATCTTTTAAAAGAATTTGAAGAAACGAAAATTCCGGTTTTTTAA